One Bos indicus x Bos taurus breed Angus x Brahman F1 hybrid chromosome 6, Bos_hybrid_MaternalHap_v2.0, whole genome shotgun sequence genomic window carries:
- the HPGDS gene encoding hematopoietic prostaglandin D synthase translates to MPNYKLIYFNMRGRAEIIRYIFAYLDIKYEDHRIEQADWPEIKSTLPFGKIPILEVDGLNLHQSLAIARYLTRNTDLAGKTELEQCQVDAIVDTLDDFMSRFPWAEKRQDIKNQIFKELLTCDAPPLLQNLDTYLGENEWLIGDSVTWADFYWEICSTTLLVFKSDLLDIHPRLVTLRKKVQSIPAIADWILRRPQTKL, encoded by the exons ATGCCAAACTacaaactcatttattttaatatgaggGGGAGAGCAGAAATTATTcgttatatatttgcatatttggaCATAAAATATGAAGACCACAGAATAGAACAAGCTGATTGGCCTGAAATCAAGTCAA ctcTTCCATTTGGCAAAATCCCCATTTTGGAAGTTGATGGACTTAACCTTCACCAGAGTCTAGCAATTGCAAGATACTTGACCAGAAACACAG ATTTGGCTGGAAAAACAGAACTTGAACAATGTCAAGTGGATGCAATTGTGGACACACTGGATGATTTCATGTCTCGTTTTCCTTGGGCAGAGAAAAGACAAGATATAAAA AATCAGATATTTAAGGAGCTACTTACATGTGATGCACCTCCTCTTCTGCAAAATTTGGACACGTACTTAGGGGAAAACGAGTGGCTTATTGGTGACTCT GTAACTTGGGCAGACTTCTACTGGGAAATTTGCAGTACCACACTTTTGGTCTTTAAATCTGATTTGCTGGACATCCACCCCAGGCTGGTGACATTACGGAAGAAAGTCCAAAGCATTCCTGCCATCGCTGACTGGATACTGCGAAGGCCCCAGACCAAACTCTAG